From Dehalococcoidales bacterium, a single genomic window includes:
- a CDS encoding nitroreductase family protein, with protein sequence MQEGREITRVSTAFKQYEKDDIRKLDEVSLRGLLHERTHHNIEVPLYSTLVKWTGRAISGFGMQAQIVFDVWRERGYPEDEPDIQWCKMNLDAAAKVRAGEKPEIADPLPEPFSEEEMKVVHKLLWGRHSVRDWVKKEVPDWMINKVIEAGIMAPIGCNLDEVRFIVLKTEEEKSWCWSDISTENAVIIVIGYDKRPTATVGQDLPQAVPQNRGYDCAAAGDHMLLMAHALGLGGCWLSKRGVENGTDVKFKEKWGLKDENIEIALHIAIGWSAIVPAKSSRAPFEYYMIRK encoded by the coding sequence ATGCAAGAAGGAAGAGAGATTACCAGGGTAAGCACCGCGTTCAAACAGTACGAGAAGGACGATATCAGAAAGCTGGATGAGGTGTCACTGCGTGGTCTGCTCCACGAACGGACGCACCACAACATCGAGGTTCCCCTCTATTCCACCCTGGTCAAGTGGACGGGCAGGGCCATATCCGGCTTCGGCATGCAGGCCCAGATTGTCTTTGATGTCTGGCGGGAAAGAGGTTACCCGGAAGATGAACCTGACATCCAGTGGTGCAAGATGAACCTTGACGCCGCCGCCAAGGTCCGCGCCGGAGAGAAACCAGAAATCGCCGACCCTCTGCCCGAGCCTTTCTCCGAGGAGGAGATGAAGGTCGTGCACAAGCTGCTCTGGGGACGTCACTCCGTACGCGACTGGGTTAAGAAGGAAGTCCCCGACTGGATGATCAACAAGGTGATTGAAGCCGGTATCATGGCTCCCATCGGCTGCAACCTTGACGAGGTGCGCTTCATCGTCCTCAAGACCGAGGAGGAAAAGAGCTGGTGCTGGAGCGATATTTCGACCGAGAACGCGGTTATCATTGTCATCGGCTATGATAAAAGACCGACCGCAACAGTGGGACAGGACCTGCCCCAGGCTGTGCCGCAAAACCGTGGTTATGACTGCGCCGCAGCCGGCGACCACATGCTGTTGATGGCCCATGCTCTTGGCCTGGGCGGCTGTTGGCTGAGCAAACGGGGTGTGGAGAACGGTACCGATGTCAAGTTCAAGGAGAAATGGGGTCTCAAAGACGAGAACATAGAAATTGCCTTGCATATCGCCATCGGCTGGTCGGCAATAGTACCCGCCAAATCATCCCGGGCGCCATTTGAATACTACATGATCCGGAAATAA